The following are encoded together in the Pelodiscus sinensis isolate JC-2024 chromosome 22, ASM4963464v1, whole genome shotgun sequence genome:
- the FUT7 gene encoding alpha-(1,3)-fucosyltransferase 7 — translation MKPKSCQPFGPASSLARQVRCQLLLKMRICFWPMLKAFASATIFAGVLWHMNFLGYQSVVPGRVLRPETPLTVLVWHWPFQDTLNQSVDVCADRYRIPGCQLTGDRKLFSQADVVVFHHRELQTGTVRLPAEQRPPGQNWVWVTLESPSNTKALASWNRTFNWVMTYRRDSDIFMPYGELVPRPSASVDIPSKTGLVSWVISNYHRAQKRAQVYQELARHLHVDVYGKANQKPLCPDCLLPTTSRYKFYLAFENSVHQDYITEKLWRNALLAGTVPVVLGPPRANYEKFIPADSFIHVKDFGSVKELASFLKTMNSSRYRAFFEWRKKYGVKLYTDWRERFCTICTRYPQLAQGHIYSDLESWFRA, via the coding sequence ATGAAGCCGAAATCCTGCCAGCCCTTCGGCCCAGCCAGCAGCTTGGCAAGGCAGGTGCgatgtcagctgctgctgaagatGCGGATTTGCTTCTGGCCGATGCTGAAGGCCTTCGCCAGTGCAACGATATTCGCAGGCGTCCTCTGGCACATGAATTTCCTTGGCTACCAATCCGTGGTCCCCGGCAGAGTCCTGAGGCCTGAGACACCCCTGACAGTCTTGGTCTGGCACTGGCCCTTCCAGGACACCCTGAACCAGAGCGTGGACGTGTGCGCAGATCGCTACAGGATCCCGGGCTGCCAGCTGACGGGGGACCGCAAGCTCTTCAGCCAGGCAGATGTGGTGGTGTTCCATCACCGGGAGCTGCAGACGGGCACTGTAAGACTcccagcagagcagaggcctCCTGGACAAAACTGGGTCTGGGTTACTCTGGAGTCCCCTTCCAACACTAAGGCCCTGGCCAGCTGGAACCGAACCTTCAACTGGGTGATGACCTACAGACGCGACTCGGACATCTTCATGCCATACGGAGAGCTTGTGCCCCGGCCATCCGCCAGCGTGGACATCCCAAGCAAAACCGGCCTGGTGTCTTGGGTCATCAGCAACTACCACCGGGCTCAGAAAAGAGCCCAAGTCTACCAAGAGCTGGCCAGACACCTCCACGTGGATGTGTACGGGAAAGCAAACCAGAAGCCGCTGTGCCCAGACTGCCTGCTGCCCACCACCTCCCGGTACAAGTTCTACCTGGCCTTCGAGAACTCCGTCCACCAGGACTACATCACGGAGAAGCTGTGGAGGAACGCGCTGCTGGCCGGCACAGTGCCGGTGGTGCTAGGGCCGCCCCGCGCCAACTACGAGAAATTCATCCCTGCCGACTCCTTCATCCACGTCAAGGACttcggctccgtgaaggagctgGCCAGCTTCCTGAAGACCATGAACTCCAGCCGCTACAGGGCCTTCTTCGAGTGGAGGAAGAAGTACGGGGTGAAACTCTACACGGACTGGAGGGAGCGGTTCTGCACCATCTGCACCAGATacccccagctggcccaggggcaCATCTACTCCGACCTGGAGAGCTGGTTCCGGGCGTGA